The DNA window CATCGGTGATCGCACGAACATTGGCGATCGCACGAACATCGGTGATCGCACGAACATTGGCGATCGCACCAATATTGGCGACCGAGATCGCACCAACATCGGCGATCGGACCAACAACATTGGAAATCGGATCGACACCGGCAATCGGGTCAACGTGGGCCAGGTGAACATCAACCGCCAGCAGAATATCAATTCGATTCGCAACAAATGGGATCGTCCGGGGCAACGGCCGTTTGACCGCAATTTCTGGAACACCGGCATCGCCCGTAACCCGGCAGCCTGGCGCTGGCAGTCGAACTGGAATCGGTATCCGTCGAACTGGTGCTGGCGTCCGACGACCTGGGCCAGCTTTGGCGGTTGGTTCGCCTGGAACTGGGCGTCGCCGTACCAGTACAACTATGGCTCGACGGTCGTTTATCGCGACAACTATGTGTACGTGAACGACAAACAGTACGTAACGACCGAAGCCTATTACCAGCAGGCCGAGGAGATCGCGGACAGCATTCCAGCGAATGTTGATGCGGAGAAAGTGGACTGGATGCCGCTGGGCGTGTTCGCCATTTCGGAAGAGAACGGCACCGACAGCAGCATGGTTCTGCAGCTGGCCGTCAGCAAGGAAGGGATCATCGCTGGCGCGTTCTACAACGAAATCACCGGAGCCCAGCGTTCCATTCAGGGGATGGTGGATCGCACCACGCAGCGAGCCGCCTGGCGTTTTGAAGACGGCAAAAACCCAGATGTCGTCATGGAGACAGGCATCTATAACCTGACCCAGGACGAATCGACCGCCCTGGTTCATTTTGGCTCCGACCAGACCCAAACGTGGAATCTGATCCGGTTGAAAGAACCGGAAGACGACGCGGCGGCTCCGGCCCAGCCGTAAGCACGACTGGCCAGTCGACGAAGTTTTCCTTCCGCCACGGTGATCGCCTGATCGCCGTGGCGGTTTTTGTTGCGTCGGACCGGCTGGATCGCCGCGATCCGTTTACGAGCAGGGCCCGCGGATTCAGGGCACCCACCAGTACCAGACGGCCAGCATGGCCAGGGTGGCCAGCACGGCAGTCACGATGCCGCTGCGGCGTCGTTTCCTTAAATAGAACAGCAGGCCAAAGCCGGAGACCGACATCAAAATCATCAGCACCGCCGACAGGTCAATCACCCAGGACCAGCCGGCGCCTGAGTCGCGGCCTTTATGCAGATCGTTCATGATGGCCACCGGGCCGGTGACTGCTTCGGTCAGAACATAGGCGCCCGTCTCACGATCGACGGCGGCGTCGGCGGCGTAGCCTGGCCCTTTGAAAAAGACGAGGCATTCAAACTCGTCGATCTCAAATTCCTTGACGGCCCCGCGGAGTTGATGATTGGCCCGCAGCATCTCGGCCACCTCCAGCCGCTGGACGGAATCGTCGGTCAGCTCCTCGTCTGTCTCGTCGTCGGATTCTTCCCGCAGCAATTCCAGGGGAATCTGTCCGCGGTAGTCGTGCAGCACCTGGGTTTGTCCCCCAAACCAGGAGGGGTGATTCAGCGTGACGCCGGTCGCAGCAAAAAACAGAACGCCGGCAAAGCTCAGCATGGAAAGATAAATATGCAGCCAGCGGAAAGCGGCGGCGCTGGCCGAGTACCAGTTGCGATTGCCCGTTCGAGGGCGACGGTCGGCCGAGGGTCGCCCCGCTTCTCCGGCAGGGGTGGAGGGGGGGGCGGCAGGGGAGGGAGTCGTCATGCGCGGGAGGGATTCCAGGCGGGCGGTCGAAAGAATGACGCTGCCGCCGACCGGCCAGCAGCAAGGGGTTGGTGTAGCTGTCTACCGTAGCAATCGACGGCGGGCGACGCCAGCGGATCCCAAAATTCCGGGTGGCCCGGAATACGGTCTCCCTTTTTTCCTCCTTTGCCCCTAACATATAGGTGATTCACGCAAGTTATTCGGATAAAACCGAAGGAACGTAACGGAGGCGTTTTCGTGAACGCTTGTCTGCCATGGCGGACGGCGGCGCCGGCGACCGGGTCGCCAGCCAGCAGGAGCTTCCCCTCCGCGTTCCGGCCTGCCGACGCTGACAGACGTTTTTTGGAAGAGACGTATGGGTTATCAAGACCGCGATTATTTCCGCGACGAGAACCGCGGCGGCTTTCAGTTCCGCAGTCCCCGGACGGCGGTCATGTGGTTGATTTTGATCAACGTGGCTTTGTTCGTTGTGGGCATGTTCATGACGGGTAACTCCCGTTCAGCGGACGATGGGATTGCCAGAAGGCAGGCCAGTAATCCGATCACGCGGACGCTCAGCCTGAAGGCTGACGTGGTCCAACAGCCCTGGAATTGCTGGCAACTGCTGACGTATGGCTTTGTCCATGCAGACGTCAACACCTCGACGGGCATCTTTCATATTCTGTTCAATATGATCGGGCTGTTCATTTTTGGCCGGTTCATGGAGCCGCGCCTGGGGCGGTATGAGTTCACCCTGTTTTACCTGACGTCGATTGTCTTTGCCGGGCTCGTCTGGCTGGGTTGGGTCGTGGCGACCGAAGGGGTTGGTTCGCAGGCGATGATCGGAGCCTCCGGCGGCGTCACGGCGATCGTGCTGCTGTTCTGTATGAGCAATCCGAATCAGGACCTGATGGTGTTCCCTTCGATTGTGGTCAAGGCCTGGATTGTGGGGGTGATCTTTGTGGGCATGGATCTGCTCAAAGCATTTGGCAACTCGGACATTGCCTGGCAGGCCCATCTGGGCGGGGCGGCGTTCGCCGGGATCTATTTCATGTCGGGCTTCCGGTTTGAACGGATCATCAAAAAGGAATGGTGGAAGCGGAAACCCAATTTGCGCGTGCATCATCCGGACGCCGAGTTCGACGACGAACGCTATCGGGCGCTCGATGAGGAAGCCGATCGTCTGCTGGAGAAAATCAGTCGCGAGGGAGAATCCAGTCTGAGCACGAAGGAACGCCGCGCGCTAGAAGATTACAGCCGCCGCATGCGGCAGAAACATCGCTAACCGGCGACGTACCGCAGAGAGCCCCTTGCCATGACTACGCGATCAATCCTGTCCGCCGCCTGGTTTCTTTGCGTCTATTGCCTGACTGCGAACGTCGTGCTGGGCCAGCCGGCTGACTTCAAGCCGCCGCGGCTGCGCGACGCCCTGTCCTATTATCGGGAAGGGAAAAAACTGCACGATGCAGGCGACTATCCCAAGGCGCTGGCCTTTTACAATGAGGCCGTCCGCCTGGCGCCCGACTTGACCAATTGCTGGCTGAGTCGCGGCAATCTGTGGCTGGAACAAAAAGAGTACGCCAAAGCGATTGTCGAATACACCCAGGCCAGCCGCACCCGACCGGACCTGGCGTTGCCCTGGTACAACCGCGGCGTCGCCCAGGAGCGGTTGCAGGACCGGGAGGCCGCCGAAGCCGACTTTACCGCGGCGATCCGGCTTGATCCCGACATGATTAACGCCTGGTATGAACGGGGCCGCTTGCGCTACGACCGGGAGCAGTATCCGGCCGCCGCCCTGGATTTTACCGAAGTCATTAAAAGGGATCCCAGCCGGGTGGAAGCGTACCGACAGCGTGCAGTCGCCCTGCACGATGCGGGCGACTTCGACGCTGCGATTGCCGACTACAGCGAGGTCATCAAGCATCAGCCCAGGGCGGCCGCTGGCTACAGCAATCGCGGGCTGGCGTATCTCGACAAGCGGGACGCCCCGACGGCGCTGGCCGAGTTTGACCTGGCAATTCAGATCGATCCCCGGTACGCGGCCGCCCATAACCATCGCGGCCTGGCGCTGCATGTGCTGAAACGTTATCCCGAGGCGATTGCCGCCTTTACTGAAGCGATCCGATTGTCGCCCCGTTACGCCGACGCGTACTACAACCGCGGCGGAGCCCACCTCAAACACGGCGACGGCGCATCGGCGGAGGCCGATTTTCTGACGGCCCAGCGGCTGCAGAACGAGTGATGCCTTTGGGCGCCCGCATGGTCTTTCAAGGATCGAAGATGAGTTCTCCAGCAAGGGTGCTGTTTCTGGGCGACCTGGAACATCCTGAGTTTGCCGCGTGTCGCAGCGACCTCGGCTCCGCGGCCGAATCGATGACGCTCTCCCTGAACAACGCGGAAGAAGTCGCCGTCGCCGAGGCTCAGGCGAAGCAGTGGCAGCCGCATCTGGTCGTGCTTGCACAAGCACGGACCGGGCGCTTTGCCCAGCGGCAACTGGAGCCGATCCAGGCCGCCGCCCCCAATGCCCGCTGGATCTCCCTGCTGGGAGGCTGGTGTGAAGGGGAAGCCCGTTCCGGCGAACCGTACCCGGGGATGGTGCGGGTGTACTGGCACCAGTGGCGATACCGCGTGCGGCGGGAGCTGGCCTGTCTGGCCGGGAAGGGCCCCTCGGCCTGGACGCTGCCCCGGACGGCGACCGATGTAGATCGTTTTCTGCAGTTGCGGGAGACGCCTTTGGCTGGCGGCCAGGGGCTGGTGGTGATCTCGGCGGAATCTCCGTTGACGTTTGAAACCCTGACCGATCCTTGTCTGGCGGCCGGTTACTCGACGGTCTGGCTGGCGGCCAGCAGTCGGATGCGGCAACAAGGGGCGGCAGCCGCCCTGTGCGATTTCTCCCGCGCCGACGACCGAAACTTTGACCAACTCGCCGTGACGATTGCCGCGGCAGACCCGGCGCCGGTGATCGCCCTGATGAACTTTCCTCGGCGGCAAGATCGGCGTCGCGCGCTTGAGCTGGGAGCGGTCGAAGTCCTCTCCAAGCCGTTCCTGGTCGACGAACTGGCGGCCGCCCTGCATGCCGCTTTAGGCTCGACGCCAAGCAGCGTCCGGTAACACTTCCTGCTGGGGACCTCGCCACAGGTTCTTTGTTCCCCGTGCCTCCTTTTTTCTCCGCGATTCCGTTGGATTTGTGGCCGCGTCGAGTTTGCTGAGGGATTTGTGGCCAAATCCACTACGGGAGAGGAATTGCTAGGAAATGCGCGCCAGTCGGCGCAGGGCGGCGGTGGCTGTGAGGCTGATGAGGATATAGACGATCAGCCAGGGCGGGGCCCAGGCGAACCTTGACCAGGCGGCGGGGACGATGTGGAAGAACCGCATCGGCGCCAGATCCAGTTGCGATTCCCAGCCGTCGGCGTGGACGAGTCGCGGTGCAGGATAGAGTCCCGCAGTTTGCGGCAAAGGGTGGTCGAGCTGGCCGCCTGGGTAGCGAAAGTGCAGGGCGTCGGTCGGGTGTCGCCAGCGGACTTGCCACTGGGCGGAGCAGGCTGGCGGGAGGGAGTCGGGCGCGTAGCGGAGTTGGCGGATCCAGCCATCGGCGGTAAAAGCGTCGTCCGGCTGCAGGTGGGCGAGCTGGAGTTCGTAGGCCAGCGGGGAGTGCAGCGTGACGGTCGTTTCCTGTTCGGCCTGAATCGGTTCGAAAGCGGTTCTGGCGGAGGCCCAGATCGCCAGCGTTCCCAGCACGGGGAGCAACAGCAAGGTCGGCGCCCCTTCGACTGCCGCTCGGCGCCAGGCGATCTGGCCGAGGGACTTGCGCAGGCGGAGCAGCCGGTCGCTGTCGCCCTGACGCTTTGCTTCACGCACCTGGCGACGGAGACTGCGTCGGTCGTCGGCCGCCCTGTGCAGCCAGTTTTGCGGCGTGGCCGCCCAGCGAATGCCGGCTGCGGCAATCGCCGACAGCAGGGCCGCCGCAATCAGTCCGGCTTCGGGACACAGCAGCAGCGTCCAGCCCAGCAGCAGGTCGCCCAGTCTCACAGCGGCGTTCCAAAGGGGCTCCATGCGGGATTTTCCAGGGCGAAATTCGGGCCAGGCGGGTTGGTCCGCCTTGCAGATCGGAGGGAGCGGCTGTCCCAGGCAACGTGAGAGCCTTGGCTGAGCGATTCTCGACGTGGGGGAAGAGCTTTGGATTTTGCGGCTATCCTCAGGGGCCGCGCTGCCGGAACAATCGATGCGACCGGCGCGACCGGAACGAACGCCAGGTGGAACGATCCGGGCCGACCTGTCCGGCGGCGCACCGCAGGAATTTACGACGTAGCTTTCTAAAAGACGGTTCGATTCGGCCCAGGCGCGGCCGCTGCGCAACTGTCGGCGCGCTGTTGCTTTTGATTGTAAACCATTCCGTCCTCGCTGCGGCAGCGGCTGCGTCAGGGCGAGTTTTTCCAAGCTGAGGAATACAGATGTCCTGTTTGTTGGGTTACCTCGATCCTGGCGTGGGTTCGATTTTGCTGCAGGTGGCGGCCGCCGCGGTGTTGAGTTTCACGGTGATGTTTCGTCAGTATGTTTGCTCTCCCTTTGCGTACCTGTGGGGGAAGAAGCAGGATCGGACTGAAGACTAGCGATGAAAGTACTG is part of the Lignipirellula cremea genome and encodes:
- a CDS encoding PepSY-associated TM helix domain-containing protein; the protein is MTTPSPAAPPSTPAGEAGRPSADRRPRTGNRNWYSASAAAFRWLHIYLSMLSFAGVLFFAATGVTLNHPSWFGGQTQVLHDYRGQIPLELLREESDDETDEELTDDSVQRLEVAEMLRANHQLRGAVKEFEIDEFECLVFFKGPGYAADAAVDRETGAYVLTEAVTGPVAIMNDLHKGRDSGAGWSWVIDLSAVLMILMSVSGFGLLFYLRKRRRSGIVTAVLATLAMLAVWYWWVP
- a CDS encoding rhomboid family intramembrane serine protease codes for the protein MGYQDRDYFRDENRGGFQFRSPRTAVMWLILINVALFVVGMFMTGNSRSADDGIARRQASNPITRTLSLKADVVQQPWNCWQLLTYGFVHADVNTSTGIFHILFNMIGLFIFGRFMEPRLGRYEFTLFYLTSIVFAGLVWLGWVVATEGVGSQAMIGASGGVTAIVLLFCMSNPNQDLMVFPSIVVKAWIVGVIFVGMDLLKAFGNSDIAWQAHLGGAAFAGIYFMSGFRFERIIKKEWWKRKPNLRVHHPDAEFDDERYRALDEEADRLLEKISREGESSLSTKERRALEDYSRRMRQKHR
- a CDS encoding tetratricopeptide repeat protein yields the protein MTTRSILSAAWFLCVYCLTANVVLGQPADFKPPRLRDALSYYREGKKLHDAGDYPKALAFYNEAVRLAPDLTNCWLSRGNLWLEQKEYAKAIVEYTQASRTRPDLALPWYNRGVAQERLQDREAAEADFTAAIRLDPDMINAWYERGRLRYDREQYPAAALDFTEVIKRDPSRVEAYRQRAVALHDAGDFDAAIADYSEVIKHQPRAAAGYSNRGLAYLDKRDAPTALAEFDLAIQIDPRYAAAHNHRGLALHVLKRYPEAIAAFTEAIRLSPRYADAYYNRGGAHLKHGDGASAEADFLTAQRLQNE
- a CDS encoding response regulator, producing the protein MSSPARVLFLGDLEHPEFAACRSDLGSAAESMTLSLNNAEEVAVAEAQAKQWQPHLVVLAQARTGRFAQRQLEPIQAAAPNARWISLLGGWCEGEARSGEPYPGMVRVYWHQWRYRVRRELACLAGKGPSAWTLPRTATDVDRFLQLRETPLAGGQGLVVISAESPLTFETLTDPCLAAGYSTVWLAASSRMRQQGAAAALCDFSRADDRNFDQLAVTIAAADPAPVIALMNFPRRQDRRRALELGAVEVLSKPFLVDELAAALHAALGSTPSSVR